The genome window ggaaGTTAAAATCGATCAGAAACTGTCCTATTGACTCGAATTATTTACATAAAgcattgaattaataaaacgATAACTCACGGGATCCCTTTGCGCCTGAACTTGGATGAGTAAGACAGGGCAGAAAGTGTGCAGAGGACTTGATGGAAATTCGAAAGATCAAAGAGAACTGAAGCTTCGAAGAGATCCGAGTCAGAGAGTCCAAAAGTAGAAGAACAAACGCTGAGAAACAATTTGATATTTCTCAGACACAAGAACTGGGCGAGTTGGGGTTTTTGGCTGACATCCTTAATGTCGATGCACCCAGTATCAACGAGGTTTAACAAATTGCACAACAAAACCCCATCTCTGAGGGTGTAGGCAAGATCGAAAGCTGTTGCAGTGGGCCAATTAGCCTTGTGATCAGCGCGCAATGCACCACATCTTGTCAGCCAGCTCGCACACTCCTGCCATCCGCACTCATGATCAGTTCCATTTTCCGATGAGGCTTGAGCACTCATTGCGTTCATTTTTCCAGTCATTGTCTTCCTCATGAATTTCGAATGGCTCTCTACAATgtctgaaaataataattgaacatCTAACTGCAATTAACTGTCAACAATTTACCGAGCTCAGAgcaatgaacattttttttccatcacaaACCTGTGAGAGCAATTCCTACCGTCCCTTGACACTCCTTTGACACAAGATTAGTGATACACAAAGTTGACAAATGAAAGGTCCATTCAGTGTGTTAACCCTTCTTTTTGTACATGGAAATGTCTCGTTGAAGGGGCTTTCATCTGAGCACGTCTATGTCGAAACATCTTTCCTCCCAATTGAGCACAATTATTGATGTTGTTAACTGAAACCTCACTCGCGTCAATAACAACCGATAAGATTGATCTGCAGAATTGTTAGATCGGTTGAGTCCATTTTGGTGTTTGATATAGTATTCGCACTCGAAATAATCTCTGAAATTGTGGAGTTGGAGATGTCGAGGGCGAGGACGACCTGAGTGCAACTACTCCCTCGCCTCGTCACACTGCATCATTATCATTCTGGCCTTTTTCCTGTGCTTCAAGTTTTCAGATATCGACGCAAGATGGCGAGGAGTGTACAGACAGTGGTGCCCTCGTTCgtgatcgactttttttttaaatttgccAATTTTCTTGAAGATTCTGTTAAATTTGGTACATCTGTTAAATTAGTCAGGAAGACATTAAAATTAATCCTTATCAGTGCTagtgcaattatttttaaccgaattgaggattaaaatgaatgttaaaaaattaaaaaacaatatttcttGTAAAGTGATGAGGATCATTTTATGCGAAAACCAGGAACCTATTAGTCACTATATTAGTCACCATGGTGGATCATCGACCGCGATTTGTCAGACTTTTCAGTATCTGTTATCACCAAAGATTAAACAATGTGTGACGACTATAGCAAAGAGAGCGGTGGAGTGAGGGCAATGTCAACAGGTTAATTCCTTCAACGATGGATAAATTGAGATGGCTGGTGGTAATAGTCAACCAGTTTACGACGACTTCGTCCAGAGATGAAGACTAAGTTGATTCTACTACTATGTTGCTGTGCATTGGCAGCTGATGCCACTGATCTGGAATCCCTTcagtgtaaaaatgaaaatggaacCATTGTTGATTGGTGAGGAACCGTATAAATATTAGTGAAAGTTGAGAATAAGAAAGTAGAAAGTGAGCCTTCGTGGTGCTTTATTCCAGGTATGTTCTCTACAAGTTACCAAAAATAAGCAGCAGTTCGAATCCTTTGATACGCCAGGGCGTCGCATATGCCTATATCACTAATGCTACTGTGAACCAGGGCTGGAAACTATCAACTCGGAGTATCAAATCTGCACTATCTATCCCGGGGAGGACGCTTGACCTTCTATACAAAGATGTGAgggcaattattttttattcctatcGATTCCATAGCAGGAGGCGTGTCTGAGTGAATTTTTGGTTGAACAATTGCAGAGATGTCTCtttgtttttcattggaaGTTTGACCTTGTAGGATAGTCATGTAGGTGCCAAGAActatattaaaaaaacacCAGGAAAATGCATTTCAAATACGTTTAAATTGACTTCAATCAATGACAAGTTTTTCAGCTTTTTGTTCTAAAAAAAGTTTGTTCATAGCTGTTTCGGAAGATTATAAAAAGTGGGCACTTACGGGACTAATGAATGTTCTTTCGTTTCTGAAACTCCGCAAATCTTCTGCAAGTTTCCAATTAATCTAATCATTATTATAGAATGTAGCCAGGAAAATTGCGTGGCTCCTGTACAGTGATCAGGCGCCGGATGTTCCAGCCAAACCAACATTTGGCCATGCAAAAGGGGCTGTAGTGGCAGACTTAGTAGATGGATTCTGGATGATCCATAGTGTCCCGAACTTCCCTTCAGATACAAGATACCATTATCCAGACAGTGGGGAGCGCAATGGTCAGAGTTTTCTCTGTATTTCGATCAAAAGTGAAGAGCTGGATGTCATTAGCCCGCAGCTGGTTTACAATCAGGTTATACCATACAGCTATCATATACCTGAGGACTTTCCTCAGAGGTCAAGTCTCGTTGATGTGAGTCAACGCCCTACGATTAGAAACCCGCCATTCTACCGAAAACAAGTGATAAAGAGTATGCGGGGAACGGAGTTTACTTCCTTCGCAAAGACTAGCAAATGGCAACGGGGTActtattcataaaatattcataaaaatctttaaaaaccTGCGGATTCTCAGACATACATGTTCGTTTTAGAGCTCTACGGTGATTTCGTCGCTCCCCAATTACAAGCTAGCCTAATGGTTGAAAGTTGGCAAAATGGACGAGGGAAATTACCCTCGAAGTGCCAAGCAATGAGGTAAATATTGCTAATTTTCTGCGGCATTGTATTCAAGTATCTGTTAATCATCCttattgaatataattttttttcggagaaAATATATTATGATGATTAATAATGTATATTTTCTCCCACACACACGCGCGTGCGAACAACTCCTGTTCGATTTCTTTTGCTGTATTTTACtactcttttcatttatttttctgcttAACACAATATTTTgtataatttcatttctttaattcttacaaaacgaaaaatttttgctCAGCCATGAAAATCACATCATaacttcattattattattttcgaaGAGTTTATAATGTGGATTCTATCCTCCTGGAGGCCGCGAACATTCAGTTCAGCAGTACACTTGATCACTCCAAATGGGCAGTTACAGCGAGTAATAGAAACAATAAAAACTGGATCTGCATAGGCGACATTAATCGAGCTGTGAGTACTGCGccattttcacttcaaaattttctcaactTCCCAATGAGTAATGCcataaaaaacttgaaaaactgGGAGATCATATTAAACGCATGAAAATGCGATAAATTCATTCCACTAATTGAATCGCTCATACTCCCATTTTCCAACAGGACGGTCAGTTAAACAGGGGTGGCGGCACCGTCTGTCTCAATTCGTCAGCCCTCCGGAGGGCATATAAAGGACTAATCAATGACTACGAAAGATGTCCAGAGGTACGCAAACAGGTTTCAACAACCTCCGCTCCGAAGGTGACACCTACAGGAACTAcgtccaaaaattgaaagtgaAACCAAATGTAACAAAAAGAAATTACTTTCTTGTAACAATTCCGATatgaaggaaaataaatatgaatattgaAATACTGTCTGATTAATTAAACACCTTGaaaaggaggggggggggatttgaTGAGTGAAATAGTACATTTGGATACAACTGTAACGAGGTGTTGCCAATTACACGAGTTAAAAGAGACAAAAGTGGAAAGGATACTTGTCAACGAAAAGACACTTTTCGACTTGGGCTGAATGTAGgcagcagtgacaaaaatAAGGATGTTATTACAAACCCtgataatggaaaaattaaactcGAGTCAAGATCTTCATGTAGAGAccataataatgaataataatgcaAGACAAGGATTTttgatcattaatttatttcgattCAAGAAAATTTGTGCAGTAAAGAAAATCACTGAATTATGTTTCGTTCGAGGATCAGCATCTTGGCAATTTCCCTTTAATTTCTATGCAAATTGACTAACCGTCGGACTGAAGACAAACTCATGATATAAATTTTCAGATacatcatgaaaattttttatagttacATTGAAAACCAATTGAAATTATGAAGGGGAGTA of Diachasmimorpha longicaudata isolate KC_UGA_2023 chromosome 3, iyDiaLong2, whole genome shotgun sequence contains these proteins:
- the LOC135160870 gene encoding plancitoxin-1-like; this translates as MKTKLILLLCCCALAADATDLESLQCKNENGTIVDWYVLYKLPKISSSSNPLIRQGVAYAYITNATVNQGWKLSTRSIKSALSIPGRTLDLLYKDNVARKIAWLLYSDQAPDVPAKPTFGHAKGAVVADLVDGFWMIHSVPNFPSDTRYHYPDSGERNGQSFLCISIKSEELDVISPQLVYNQVIPYSYHIPEDFPQRSSLVDVSQRPTIRNPPFYRKQVIKSMRGTEFTSFAKTSKWQRELYGDFVAPQLQASLMVESWQNGRGKLPSKCQAMRVYNVDSILLEAANIQFSSTLDHSKWAVTASNRNNKNWICIGDINRADGQLNRGGGTVCLNSSALRRAYKGLINDYERCPEVRKQVSTTSAPKVTPTGTTSKN